The Stenotrophomonas sp. NA06056 genome segment ATCCAGGCCTATGACGCAGTCAGCGGCAAGCTGCGCTGGGCATGGGATATGGATCAGCCCGAGCGCAGCGGTCTGCCACCGCGCGAGCAGACCTACACGCGTGGCACACCGAACATGTGGACCACTGCGACCGGTGATGAAGCACTGGGCCTGGTGTACCTGCCGATGGGCAATTCAGCGGGCGATTACTGGAGTGGCTCGCGCACGGAAAACCAGAACACGTACGCGACCTCGCTGGTCGCCATTGATGTAGCCAGCGGCAAGCCGGTCTGGCATTTCCAGGCGGTGCGCAAGGACGTCTGGGATTACGACCTCGGTTCACAGGCCAGCCTGATTGAGTATCCGACAGCATCGGGCAAGGTGCCGGCGATCCTGCTGCCCACCAAGCAGGGCGACCTGTACGTCCTCGACCGTCGCAACGGCCAGCTGCTGACTCCGGCCGAAGAGCGCAAAGTGCCGCAAGGCGGCGTAGAGCCCGAGCAGCGTGCCGCTACCCAGCTGTTCTCGCTGTACCACACGCTGCGGCGCGACGAGGCGCTGACCGAGCGCGACATGTGGGGCATCACCCCCATCGACCAGCTGGTCTGCCGCATCCAGTTCCGCAAGGCGCATTACGAAGGGTTCTACACGCCGCCCAGCAGCGATCACCATTCCATCGAATACCCCGGCTACAACGGCGGCTCGGACTGGGGCAGCGTGGCCATCGATACGCGGCGCGGCGTGATCGTGGCCAACTACAACGACATGCCCAACTACAACCGGCTGGTGCCGCGCGCCGAGGCCGACCGCAAGGGCTGGCTGCCGCGCGAGAAGATCCGGTTCGACAAGGGTGGTGCAGAAGGCGCGGGCGACCCGCAGGTGGGCACGCCGTATGGCATCCAGGTCAACGCTGGTTGGCGGCTGCCGTTCACCGGCCTGCTGTGCAAGCAGCCTCCCTATGGCGGTATCCGTGCCATCGACCTGCGTACCGGCAAGTTGCTGTGGGACCGTCCATTCGGCAGTGCGCGCGGCAACGGACCGTTCGGCATCCGCTCCGGCCTGCCGATCGAGATCGGCACGCCTAACAATGGTGGTTCGGTGATCACCGCCAGCGGACTGATCTTCATCGCCGCAGCAACCGACGACCTGCTGCGCGCGATCGACCTGAAGACCGGCAAGGAACTGTGGCACGCGAAGCTGCCGGCCGGTGGCCAGGCCAATCCGATGGTGTATGAGCAGGGTGGGCGCCAGTACGTGGTAATCGTCGCAGCCGGGCATCACTTCATGGAGACCCCGAAGGGTGACTACGTGATGGCCTATGCATTGCCCAAGTAGAGGCGACCAACGGTCGCCTCCGTTCTGCGACGGTTGATCAAACCGTCACCACCACCTTGCCGATCTGCTCGTTCGATTCCAGGTAGCGGTGCGCGTCCTGGATCTGTGCGAACGTAAACACCTTGGCGATCAGCGGCGCCAGCACGCCCTTTTCCAGGCCGTCGACAATGAACGCCTTCGCACGCGCCAGCGCTGCGTCGTCAGACACGATTTCCGAGTACAGGTAGCCCTTCAGCGTCAGCGACTTGCCCAGTACGTTGAACAGCGGGAACGGCGTCGGCTCGCTGCTCAGCGCGCCATACTCCAGCAGGATGCCGCCGCGTGCCATCGCCTCGGTGAGCGGCACGAACTGAGGGCCGCCGATGGGATCGAATACCACGCGCGCGCCCGCACCTGCGGTGATGCGTGCAACTTCGGCCACCAGGTCCTGTTCCTGGGTGGCGATGACATGGGCGGCGCCGGCATCGAGCAGCGCCTGGCGCTTGCCTGGGCCACGGGTTACCGCAATCGGCGTCGCGCCCACCGCATTGGCGATCTGGATGGCGGCCAGGCCAACGCTGCTTGACGCTGCGGTGATGATCACGAAATCGCCGGCAGCCAGCTTGGCCTGCTCCAGCAGCGCGCCCCAGGCGGTGACGTACTGCATCCACACCGCAGCGGCCTGCTCGAAGCCCAGTGACGTTGGATGCTTCACCACCAGCCGCGCCGGTATGTTGGCCAGCTCGCCGTAGGTGCCCCAACGGGCGATGTCCAACGGCGGCACCACGCTGACCGCATCGCCTGCAGCGAAGCCGGTCAGCGCGCTGCCCACGGCTTCAACCACGCCCGCCGCTTCATAGCCGAGGCGGCTCGGGAACTCGGCCTGCTGCAGATAGGCGCCGTTGCGGAACATCACCTCGGCGCGGTTCAGGCCGATGGCCTTGACCCGGATCTGGATCTCATCGGTGGCAGGAGCGGGTACGTCGATATCGTCAACGCGCAGCACATCGGCGTCGCCATAGGCGTGGATGCGGACAACCTGGGTCATGGGGGTCTCCAAAGGGAACGCCGGCTGGTGGCCGGGCAGGGGGAACAGAGCGCTACTGTGCGCGTGGCCGACGAACGATAGAAGGGGTAATCTGGCGTTTCATTGGAAAACAATAGTTTGCAATGGACCTGATCGTACCCCTGCGCAGCTTCGCCAAGGTGGCCGAGGTGGGCTCGTTCGCCGCCGCTGCCGACGCATTGGACCTGTCGCCGCAACTGGTCGGCAAGCATGTGCAGACGCTGGAACAGCATCTGGGCGTGCGCCTGCTCAACCGCACCACACGCAAGCAGAGCCTGACCGACTTCGGGCAGGCGTACCTGGCCCGCGCCCGGGTCATCCTGGAGGAAGTGGAGAGTGCCGAGCAGTTGGCCGAAATCGCGCGCGGTCGACCGATGGGCCGGCTGCGGATCAGTGCGCCGGTCACCTTCGGCGTGCACGCGCTGGGGCCGGCGGTGGTGGCCTACATGCAGCAGTATCCCGACGTGCAGGTGGATCTGAACCTGTCCAACAGCCTGGTCAACGTGGTTGAAGACGGCTACGACCTGGTGTTCCGCACCGGTGACCTTGCCGACAGCGGCCTGGTCGCGCGGCGGCTGGGGCCGTACCCGCTGGCCCTGTGCGCCGCGCCCGGCTATCTGGCCGCACGGCCGCCGATCGTCCACCCGCAGGACCTGAGCCGGCACGAATGCCTGGGCTTCGCCCACTCGATGATCCGTACGCGGTGGAGCTTCCATGACCCGCAGGGCGGGGTGTTGACCGTGCCGGTCTCCAGTCGCTTCATGGTCAACCAGGCCGAGCCGTTGCTGACCGCTGCGGTCGGTGGGCTGGGACTGATCCTGCAGCCGTTCGAGATGATGTCTGCTGCCCTGGCCAGCGGCGGACTGGTGGAGGTGCTGCCTCGGTTCGTGCCCGTATCCACCTCGATCAACCTGCTGTATCCCCGCGACCGCCAGGTGACGCCGAAGCTGCGCAGCTTCCTGGACTTCTGCGTGGCGCGCTTCACCGAACGGAGCATGGCGCGCGTGTGTTGATTGAAGCATGCGCAGCGAGCGGAGGCCTCGGTCGTTTACGATGACGTCTCGCTCCATCTGCAGAGGATCTGCCATCACCGTGTTGCATCTTTCCGCGTCCTGTTCTGTCCGCCTCGGATGCGGCGTTGGATTGCTGCTGCTGATCGGCAGCGCCGTCACTGCCAACGCACAGACGCCCGCCGCCGCGATCGCAGAGTGGGAATTGCACGGGCGCGCGGAAGGCCTGGCCCGGCCGGACACCGTCTGCCAGGATTTCCTCCAAGCGATGGGGCGAAAACCTGCCGAACTGGAGTACATCGGCTGCACGCAGGACGACGCCTCATACCTGCAGCCGATGGAAGCGCGGTATCGCGTCAGCGGCGCATCGGCGGCGAGGATTGAAGCCTACCTGCAGCAGACCTTCGGCATGCCGCCATTAACGTATGTCTGCTGTGGCTGGAGCAACGGCGCACCCTATTTCTGGCGCCAGCGGCCGGGCAGCGTCAATTACCAGATCGGCATGGGCGTGGAATCGCTGCATCATCCGCGCGGGCAGTGGAGTGCGATTCCCTACTTCGCGGTGACCGTTGCGGTGAACCGGAAAAGCCCGTGATGGCGTACGCTTGGGCACCGACCACTGGCGTACATGGAATGACGAACATGCCTCCGATGCTGCTCCGCGTTGCTGCCATCACGCTCACCCTGGCGATGAGTCCGATGGCCATCGCCGCCACCGCTGAACCGCTGCAGTTGCAGCAGGCCGAAGCGCTGACGTACTGGAAGCCGGTGGAGGGCACTTTCCGCCCACGACTGAATGCCGATCCCGGGCGCGTGCAGTTCGCAGAGGAGGTGACCGTGGCCTATTCGGTCAACAAGCGCGGCCGGACCTATGACGTGAAGGTGGTGGATGCCAAGCCATCGACGGCCTTCAGCGGCTGGGCGTTGAATGCGGTCAAGGCGATGCGCTTCACTGCAACGGACAGCAACACCGAGCGTACGCCGATCCGCAGCGAAATGACCGCACGCTGGGGCGGCAGCAGCAAGTAGCGCGTCAGGTCGGTACCCGCACCATCTTCGCCATCAGGTGTTCAACCACGCCCGCTGGGTCCGCCGTGCGGCCCACATGCGTGCTGGACATCTGCACCACCGAGCTGCGCTTGGCGGTCAGGAAATGGAAGCGCGCGCGCGCGGGCAGCTGCGCGATGGGGCCGGCGCTGGCATCGCCCCGGCAGATCGCCACGATGGCATCCAGCCACGGCTGCAGGGCTTCAATATCCAGCGCGGGCGCGAAGGCCTGCAGGCGCGCGGCATCGATCTCGATCGCCGCTTCCAGGTGACGTGCCCCCGGGCAGGACACGATCACGCCGACGTTGATGAACTCCTCGCGCTCCACCCGCGGTACCACGCGGATGACCGCATAGTCATACGTGTGCAGCGTGGGCACGGATGGCCTCCTGCACGAACACCGCCCGCACCTTCAGGCGATGCTTCAGATAGTTGATGTAGCCCTGCCGGTAGGCCTGGGGACTGTCGAACGCTGGCTCATCCACCAGCCAGCTGTCCGGCACCTGGCCGACGATGCGTTCGATTTCGGCATCCGGCAGGCGCGCGGCCAGCTCGGCATCCACTTCGGCGATGCGGCTTGCGAACGACAGCAGCACGTGGTCACGAATCAGCACGAAGGGTTTTTCGCAGGCATCGCCGGCATTGGCCCAGTCGTGATGGAAGTACATCGCCGCGCCGTGGTCGATCAGATACAGCTTGCGGTGCCAGACCATCAGGTTCGGATTGCGCGTGGTGCGGTCGACGTTGCTGGTGAACGCATCGAACCAGACGATGCGCGAGGCCAGGTCAGCGTCCACCGGCATCGCCGCCGGGTCATAGTTGATCGCGCCGGGCAGGTAATCCATACCCAGGTTCAGGCCCTCGCTGGCGCGGATCAGGTCCTGGATCTCCGGGTCGGGTTCGGTGCGGGCGAACTCGCTGTCCAGCTCCACAAACAGGATTTCCGGAATCGGCAGGCCCACCGCGCGTGCCATCTCGCCCGCGATCAGTTCGGCAATCAGCGCCTTTGGCCCTTGGCCGGCACCACGGAACTTGAGCACCGCCATGCCGTCGTCGTCGGTCTCGACCACGGCGGGCAGTGAGCCACCTTCCCGCAAGGGGGTGATGTAGCGGAGGGCATGGACAGTACGCATGGGCGCATTCTAGCGTGGCCCATGGGTGGGGTGCGCCGGGCGATGCCCGGCGCCATCCTTGACCTCAGTGCGACAGCGCGCTGCGCTGCTGTTCCTGCACCTGCTGGCGCGTCTGCTCTTGCGAGGCGTGGTCGGCCTGGCGCTGGTTGACGATAGCGAGGCTGTCCAGGCTTTCCTGCACCGGCCGCTGTACGGCTTCAGCGGTGGCTGCCGATGCGCGCAGCGACGCAGGATCATCCAGCGCGCCCTTCACCACGAACACATTCTGCGCCGCGGCGATATCCCCCGACTGTCGGCTGAGCACCACATGATCCACGCGGTCCAGGCCGTTCTCGCGGGCCAGCACCAGCAGGCTCGCGCTCAGGCGTTCACTGGAGGCGTCAAAGCTGCGGCCGTTGGCGGCATCCAACTCTGCCACCTTGCCGCGGATCTGATCGTGCAGGGCGCGGTCGTTGCCGCCCGCCAGCGGTGCTGTCTGCGCCGTGATCGGCACGTGGGCGTAGGTGCCCACGGTGTGATCGAAATAGTGCAGCGTGGACGGCGAGGTGCTGGTGTCGAAGTAGGGCTGCCGTGGTGGCGCGCCTTTACCCAGAGAGAGGCCGTTCTGTTCCAGCAGGCTTTCCTGCAGGCCCAGCTGCGCCATGTTCACCGACATCCGGCTGATGCCATCAGGTGCGGGGTTCTTGGCTTCTTCCTCGCAGGCGCGGCCGATGGCATCGGTGGCGTAGTAGTTCTGGTAATCCGAATTGCCGTTGGGACCCAGCCGCGACGACACGCCTTCGTCGTAGTAGTGCTTGCCCATGCCCTCGATGTTGGCGGCAGTGGCGGTCATGCTCAGGTCTTCATTGAGTGTGAGGTCCGGATGCGCGGTATAGGTCATCGGTGGGCCAGGCTGCACGCGCACGAATTCCTTGGCACGGGTACTTGCTCCGTAGACATCCTGCAGCGTGGCGTCCGGGTTGGCGGTCTTGACCATGCCTACCAATGCGTTCCAGCCCTCGATGTTCGCCGATGCCTCATCGCGCCGGTTGGCTGCGAGCAGGGTGCCGATGGCCTGGGTGTAGTCGTGGGTCGAGTCGCGTGCGGCAATGTCTGCAATATCGGCATCAAACTGCTTATAGGCAAGTTCGGTCGCTGCATCATTGAACCCATGCTGCAGCTCATGGCCCAGCACGAAGGTCAGCTCTGCAGCGTCGTGCCTATCCGGGGCTGTTGGGGTGGACAGACTGGATGCTGGCAGGCTGATCGTCTTTGCGCCGCCGTCGTACTCGCCGCCCACGCTGCTGTCGGCAGGCAGCAGCTCAAAGCGCTGCAGATGACCGGCGGCGATGGCCGCGTCGACCTGGGTTGCCAGCGCCGGAGAATTGGCAATGGCCCTGCGAAGGTTGTCGACCTGATCGGTCGTTACATCGGGTTTTCCTGCAAATTCGGTCAGCAGGCGTTCCGTATCCGCTGAAAGCGTAGGCATGGTGCGGTGCTCCTTACTGCACGGTGACAAGGCGGACGCAGGCATGCGCCGGCTCGCCAGACGGGGTCGGATTCTCGGCCATCGTGTCGACCTTGATGATCAGGTTCGGGCGATCGAAACGGTCATGGATGACGCGGCCGTGCTCGCCGCGCGTTGTTTCGCGCTTGAAGCCCGCTGCCTGCAGGCCCGAGGCGAACTGATCGAAGTCGACCTGGCAGATCGCCGTTGCGTTGGCTTTGCGCTCGGCGGTGGTATCGATGAAATTGAGATCCAGGCGCGCATCGGCGGCGCCAGCCTTCCTGATTTCGAGGCCGTAGCTCCATTCCGGCGTCAGTGTGCCGCCGTAGCCGAAATGACCCGGGCCGAAACTCTGCGCAGGTGCCTGCATGGCGTGCGATACCCGTTCAAGGGTCAGTTCACGGGTGGAGGTGGTGTCCTTGATCAGATCCAGCAGACGCAACAGGAGTTGGTCTGCGGTGAGCGCAGACGGCGTTGCGGCGTCGGAGGCGGTCGATGCCATGGTAACGGGTCCTTGAGAAGTCGACGAACGATCAGTCGCATGTGTGCAGGCGCAGAGCGAGGCCGAACATAGGGCGATTGCCCACGGCCGTGTGAATGCGTACCCAAACATAAGCGTTCCCTGCATGTTGAGCGCTGACCCTAGAGTGGGTCAGGTGAATCACAGGTTAAATGCAATTGACGATTGCTGGAATCGGGGCAGGATGCATTCGGCTCAGGTAGTTGCTGCAAGCGGAGTGGCCGGGCCCGGAAGCCACGGAATTTTCTTCACTTCGCCATTCCGTCAGCGGTGGCAGCATCCAACCGTGTAGACGATCAAGCGCAGGCGTGGCCTTGCGTAGCGGGTGTCCCTGCCGCTTTCCCGCGACCGGCACTCCGCAACCAGTTTCCGGCACATTGCGCAGCGTTGAACGTGGCCCTGCGAGGCCACTCCCCCGGCAAGGAGGCCCGCGATGCACAGTCCTGTTCACGCGTATACCCACCGCATCAGGGACCGGCCTGTGGCACAGGCAGCGGGTGCGGGTGTTTACGAATTTGCTGAAACCGCTGCTGCGGTTCATGCAGCCTCAGACAGAATTCTTCCGTGAGTTGAGCACCGATGGTCGGCTCTGCATCCCGCCGTGCGCAGAGCCGCTACATGCATGCGAGTCGCCCCACGATGCTGTTTCGTTCGCAGCACTGGGCGCGCATCTCGTCCACGATGTCCACGCAGGCTTCCGAGGTGCACGATGAGCAACGAATCGAGAGGAGCCCTGCCGCCCCTGGATCTGGATGATGCCAAGGCCGAGCAGATGATTGGCAAGCTGGTACTGGTGGGCGTCACCCGTTTTGGTGGCGATGGCCAGGTGCAGGGGCTGGAACAGTTTGCTGGCACCGTGCTGCGGGTCAGCGCCGAAGAGGGACTGGTGCTGGCCGATGGTGATGACGGGCATGAGCGCTACCTGCCGCCGATGCTGGACCAGTACCTGCCGGCCGCGCCGGGTGAGTACCAGTTGCGGTCCAGTGGCGTGACGGTGATCGATCCCGATTATCTGTCCACCTGGGAACTGCACGCACGGCAGTAGGCGAGGGGCATCCGGGGTGGGGGCAGGCCAGGTGTGGCCATAGCTTTGCAGGATGGGGCGACTAGTCCTTCCGGCCCATTTGCCGATGGGCAGGGGGTGCTAGATTCGGCCCATGCCCGCAGTGCGGGTATCCAACTCACTCCCAGGGGATAAGGATGCTCATCCGTCGTACCTCTCTGGCGGCGGCCGTTGCCGTTGCCACGCTCGGCCTGCTGGCCGCCGGCCCGGCGCTTGCCGACTATGCCAAGCCGCCCGAGCACCTGCTGAAGGTGCTCAAGGCCCCGCCGCCGCCAGCACCGAACATCGATCCCAGCGGCCAGCGCCTGCTGCTGACCACCGCGCAGACCTATCCGTCCATCACCCGCGTGGCGCAGCCGTACCTGAAGCTGGCCGGTGTGCGCCTGGAGCCGAAGAACCGCAGCCGCCACGACACCCCTGGCGGGTACGGTATTCCGGCCTGCGTGGCCGACTTCACCCTGGTCGAGATCGTCAGCGGCAAGAGCACCAAGGTCAACCTGCCGCAGGGCTGCGCCACCGGCGCGCTGTGGTCGGCCGACGGCAGCCATTTCGCCTTCCAGAACGCGGTCGATACCAGCGTGCAGCTGTGGGTGGGTGACGCCGCCACCGGCCAGGTGAAGCAGGTGCCGAATGTGCAGCTGAACCCGATCTTCGGCTACACCGTGCAGTGGCTGGGCGGCAGCCAGCGCCTGCTGGTGAAGATGGTCCCCGCCAACCAGGGTCCGGCGCCGTCCAACGGTGGTGTGCCGACCGGTCCGGATGCGCAGGAATCGCTGGGCAGCAGCGGCGAGAGCAGCACTTATGAAGCCCGCGACACGCTGACCAGCGTGCATGACGAAACGCTGTTTGCCTACTACGGCGCCTCGCAACTGGCCGTGGTCGATACCGCCGCCGGCAGCGTGCGCCCGGTCGGGCAGCCGGCACTGTTCAACGAAGTCAGTGCCGCCCCCGATGGCGTGCACGTGCTGACCGAAACGATCAAGGCGCCGTACTCGCATGCGGTGACCTACCAGCGCTTCGCCAATGACGTGGCGGTGCTGGACGCCAGCAATGGCCGCAGCACGCCGATTGCCAGCCTGCCGCTGGCCGACCGCGTGCCGGTGCACGGCGTACCGGAAGGTCCGCGTGGCTTCGACTGGCGCGCCACCGACCCGGCCACCCTGATCTATGCCGAAGCGCTGGACAAGGGCGACTGGAAGGTCAGCGTGCCGCACCGCGACCGCGTGCTGACGCTGAAGGCACCGTTCACTGGCAAGCCGGTCGAGATCACCCGCACCGCGCAGCGCTTCGAAGGTTTCGCGTGGACCGCTGACCCGGCTGTGGCGTTCCAGTACGAGAACGACGAGAACCGTCACTGGATGCAGACCCGCATCGTCGATGTGGACCAGCCCAAGAAGGAAGGCCGTCTGCTGTGGGACATGTCCAGTGACGAGCTGTACGGCAACCCGGGCAACCTGGTTTACAAGCGTCTTCCCAATGGTGCACAGGTCGTGCGCCAGGAAGGCAACTTCGTGTTCCTCAGCGGCCGTGGCGCATCGCCACAGGGCGACCGTCCGTTCCTGGATCGCCTGGACCTGGGCTCGTTGAAGAGCGAGCGCCTGTTCCGCAGCAGTGCCGACGCCTACGAGCAGTTCCTCGGCTTCAGCAACGCGCCGGGCCGCTACCTGACGTGGCACCAGTCGGTGATCGATCCGCCGAATGCCTTCATCCGCCAGCAGGGTGAGGCGGTGGCCGATGCGAAGACCGGTGAGGCGCAGTTCGCGTCCACCGCGACCGCGTTGACCACGCTGGCCGACCCCACCCCGGAGGTGCGGAAGATCCAGAAACGCCTGGTGACCTACAAGCGCGCCGATGGCGTGGACCTGTCGTTCACCCTGTACACGCCGCCGGGCTACAAGGAAGGTCAGCGCGTGCCGGCGATCCTGTACGCGTACCCGGCCGACTTCGCCAACGCCGCACAGGCCGGCCAGGTATCCGGTTCGCAGCAGACCTTCACCCGTCTGCAGCCGTACCGCCTGATGCTGCTGGCCGGTTACGCGATCATCGACAACGCCTCGTTCCCGATCGTGGGTGACCCGAAGAACGCCTACGACACCTATCTGGAACAGCTGGAAGCCGACGCCAAGGCGGCGGTGGACAAGGCGGTGGAACTGGGCGTGGTCGACCGCAATCGCATCGGCGTGACCGGCCACAGCCATGGCGGCCTGATGACCGCCAACCTGATCGCCCACACGAATCTGTTCAAGGCCGGCGTGGCAACCAGTGGCTCGTACAACAAGACGTTCACCCCGTTCGGTTTCCAGAACGAACGCCGCTCGGTGTGGCAGGCGCAGGATGTGTACCTGAAGGCCTCGCCGTTCTTCTACGCCGACAAGATCAAGCTGCCGCTGCTGCTGGTCCACGGCGAGGACGATGCCAACCCGGGCACCGAGCCGTTCCAGTCGCGCAAGCTGTACCAGGCGATCCGTGGCAATGGCGGCACCACCCGCCTGGTGATGCTGCCGAACGAGCCGCACTGGTACACCGCGCTGGAGTCGAACGAACAGCTGGTCCATGAAATGCTCAACTGGTTCGATACTTACGTGAAGAACGCGAAGTGATCCGGAAAGGCCGCCCTTCGGGGCGGCCTTTTTGATTCTGGCGCCCTGTCCAGGTATCCCCCTGTGCGTGTTGCGTAACCATCTGTGATGCAGGCGCGAACCGGCCACAAAGCTGCGGTACGCTGCGAATCTGATGTCCGCTACGGGTTCGCTCCATGAAGGCCTTCATCCTCGCCGTATCGCTGTCGATGTCCGTTGTCCCGGTCGCTGCATTGGGCCAGCCGCTGCCCGGTGAGCTGGCTGCGCTGGGCATCACCCCCGGCATGCCCTATACCAAGGCCAAGCGGCTGCTTGATGCCGCAGGATGGCAGGCGAGCCCGCCACGCGACGCGCCCGAAGCACTGGAGGGCTTCCCGGAAGTCGGCTGCCAGAAGGGCGGCAGCAACTGCAGCAGTACCTTCGCCAAGGATGGGCAGCAGGTCGCTATGCAGGTGGGAACCACGCTGGCGGGTCAGCCCTTCGTGCAGGGCGGTCGCTGAGCGCGACGCGCGCTTATCCCAGCGGGAGGTTCTCCAGCGCACGCGACATCCGATCATGCAGGTCGCGTACGCGTTCGGCCTTGGCATCCACACGACGCTCGTCGCCAAAACTGCGGACATAGGCGCATGCGGCGAAACCGGCACTTTCCCTTTCGTATTCGGCAATCCACGCCAGGCGGTCGGGGTTGCTGGCCTGCTCGGCCGACCAGGCCGCCACCGGCGGACGGATGCGGGCGATGATGCCAAGCCGCCACGGTTTGGGTGTCAGCCGCGCACGGAAGCAATGCTGCAGTGTGCACATGCGTGCATACAACGCGTCGGTACCCAACGCCTTGAAGAAGGCATGCACCTGCGCATCCTGTGGTTCGAATGTGGCGTGCATTGCCAGCACGCGCAGCCCGGCTGGGGTGCGGTAGGCACGCAGATGCCAGTCGGGGTGACGCGCGACGAACGCCTGCACGCCCTGCAGCGCAATGCCTTCGGCGCCACCGGAGCGGGCGAGCCGGCGCTTGCGCCGCTGCGACATGATCGCGTTGACCAGGACCATGGCGATACCGCCGGCCCCCAGGCCGATGTTGAAGTTGCCCAAGGCCCCACCGATCAGTGCACCGGCCGCCAGCAGCCCCACTGCACCGAGCAGCGGCAAGGCACAGCCTGACGGGGTGGGTACGTGGTCGATATCGGCAAACAGCACATCGGGGGTATTCAGGCACAGCGCGCCGTAGCTGTTGCGGGTGACGATGACATCATCGCTGCGTTGCACGATCTGCTCGCGGATCGGGATGCCGTCGACACCGTAGTTGGTCCGTCGCTCGCGACGCGGCACGGTCTGGCCGCTGAGGATGGCATCGAGCGCTTCGCGTGCACGCGCATCGGCATGGGCCTGTGCCGCCTCGGGGCCGTCGTCGGACCAGCCGAATCGGCGAACCACCACCGGCCGGCCCCGGTACCTGTCCTGCAGGCGGGCTTCGGCCCAGTACGCTGGCACGATCATCATCCTGTCTTCCCCTTGCTTCCATGGCCGCCGGTCGCCGGGAGTCTGGCACAGGAGAGGAGGGGGTTGCACGATACGGCAGCGCATGCGCTGCCACAGTGATAGATTGCGCGCTTCGCGTGCACTCCACCAAGGACGGGGCCATGTTCGTGTTGTTGCGTTGCCTGCTTGCCCTGGCCCTCGGCGGGTCGATCGCGACGTCCCAGGCGGCGGTGTCGGGACCAGAAATACTGATTACCGATGCCACCCGCTTCTACGCGTTGTATGAGTCGGCTGGC includes the following:
- a CDS encoding prolyl oligopeptidase family serine peptidase: MLIRRTSLAAAVAVATLGLLAAGPALADYAKPPEHLLKVLKAPPPPAPNIDPSGQRLLLTTAQTYPSITRVAQPYLKLAGVRLEPKNRSRHDTPGGYGIPACVADFTLVEIVSGKSTKVNLPQGCATGALWSADGSHFAFQNAVDTSVQLWVGDAATGQVKQVPNVQLNPIFGYTVQWLGGSQRLLVKMVPANQGPAPSNGGVPTGPDAQESLGSSGESSTYEARDTLTSVHDETLFAYYGASQLAVVDTAAGSVRPVGQPALFNEVSAAPDGVHVLTETIKAPYSHAVTYQRFANDVAVLDASNGRSTPIASLPLADRVPVHGVPEGPRGFDWRATDPATLIYAEALDKGDWKVSVPHRDRVLTLKAPFTGKPVEITRTAQRFEGFAWTADPAVAFQYENDENRHWMQTRIVDVDQPKKEGRLLWDMSSDELYGNPGNLVYKRLPNGAQVVRQEGNFVFLSGRGASPQGDRPFLDRLDLGSLKSERLFRSSADAYEQFLGFSNAPGRYLTWHQSVIDPPNAFIRQQGEAVADAKTGEAQFASTATALTTLADPTPEVRKIQKRLVTYKRADGVDLSFTLYTPPGYKEGQRVPAILYAYPADFANAAQAGQVSGSQQTFTRLQPYRLMLLAGYAIIDNASFPIVGDPKNAYDTYLEQLEADAKAAVDKAVELGVVDRNRIGVTGHSHGGLMTANLIAHTNLFKAGVATSGSYNKTFTPFGFQNERRSVWQAQDVYLKASPFFYADKIKLPLLLVHGEDDANPGTEPFQSRKLYQAIRGNGGTTRLVMLPNEPHWYTALESNEQLVHEMLNWFDTYVKNAK